From the Falco cherrug isolate bFalChe1 unplaced genomic scaffold, bFalChe1.pri U_21a, whole genome shotgun sequence genome, the window GCGGCCGGGGAAGGCTCGGGCGCGCACCCTGCCACGACAGCacacctccccatccctccgTCGCGCGCGCGCGCCAGGGCCCCACGACCCGACGGACCGCGCGTCCTCTGCAGCCCGGGGGCAGCCTGCGGACGCATCCTTCCCCACCCAGCTTCCCCCGGACCGCACACCGGCGGCAGAGAACTGCCGCGGAGACGGCCGGGCGGAGCGCGGGGCTGGCGGAGCACGCCTCGGCTCCCGCGGAGAGGGAacggcggccgccggcgggaggcggcggacGGCGAGGAGCGGAGGGGCAAGGCGGCGAcgcggcgggcgggcccggCCGACCGGCCAGCCGGAGCGACGCGCGCAGGGCGCTGCAGAGACAAGCGGCGGAGGCGGCGCCGGCGAAGGCGAGCCGCAGCCGGAGAGCGAGAGAAGAGCGAGGGCGCGCCTTCCTCCGGGGAGGGacaccccttcccccccgcGCGCGTGCgacggggggagggggagccctCCCCTCCCGCGCGCCGGGGCGGCTCGCGCGAGGAAGCCCTCCAACTTCACGGGCGAACTCGGGGCTACGGGCGCGGAAGCGCGCGGCCGGACAGCCGGGCCTTGCGCCGACAGCCGGCCGCGGTGGCGAGGCGCGTGTCCGACCACACCCCGGGCCGCGCACCTTTCTCCACGCGCGGGGGTCGGACCGGCGGCGGACCGACGCCGGCCGCGGCGGCGAGGGGGGCGCGCGCCTCCCAGCACCGCCGCGACCCTGCCGCCACGGCGGCGGCCAGAGAGGAACGGGAATCCCGCGCGCCCCGCCGCCAACGCCCGGGGCGGTCAAGGacggcgggggggggtgtgtcccCACGCGGGGACAGCGCCCCACCCCCCGGGCACCGCGAACGCGGCTCGGGCGCGGCTCGGCGGGCGCGGGGAAAAGGGAGAGCGAGCGCGTGGGCACGatcggcgcggcgcggccggaCGCCCGGCGCGCGCGCTCGCGCGCGACACAGCCCCCCGGTAATGATCCTTCCGCAGGTTCACCTACGGAAACCTTGTTACGACTTTTACTTCCTCTAGATAGTCAAGTTCGACCGTCTTCTCGACGCtccggcagggccggggccgACCCCGCCGGGGCCGATCCGAGGACCTCACTAAACCATCCAATCGGTAGTAGCGACGGGCGGTGTGTACAAAGGGCAGGGACTTAATCAACGCGAGCTTATGACCCGCACTTACTGGGAATTCCTCGTTCACGGGGAAGAATTGCAATCCCCGATCCCCATCACGAATGGGGTTCAACGGGTTACCCGCGCCTGCCGGCGGAGGGTAGGCACAAGCTGAGCCAGTCAGTGTAGCGCGCGTGCGGCCCCGGACATCTAAGGGCATCACAGACCTGTTATTGCTCAATCTCGGGTGGCTGAACGCCACTTGTCCCTCTAAGAAGTTGGACGCCGACCGCTCGGGGGTCGCGTAACTAGTTAGCATGCCAGAGTCTCGTTCGTTATCGGAATTAACCAGACAAATCGCTCCACCAACTAAGAACGGCCATGCACCACCACCCACGGAATCGAGAAAGAGCTCTCAATCTGTCAATCCTGTCCGTGTCCGGGCCGGGTGAGGTTTCCCGTGTTGAGTCAAATTAAGCCGCAGGCTCCACTCCTGGTGGTGCCCTTCCGTCAATTCCTTTAAGTTTCAGCTTTGCAACCATACTCCCCCCGGAACCCAAAGACTTGGGTTTCCCGGGAGCTGCCCGGCGGGTCATGGGAATAACGCCGCCGGATCGCCAGTCGGCATCGTTTATGGTCGGAACTACGACGGTATCTGATCGTCTTCGAACCTCCGACTTTCGTTCTTgattaatgaaaacattcttgGCAAATGCTTTCGCTCTAGGCCGTCTTGCGCCGGTCCAAGAATTTCACCTCTAGCGGCACAATACGAATGCCCCCGGCCGTCCCTCTTAATCATGGCCCCGTTTCcgaaaaccaacaaaatagaACCGGAGTCCTATTCCATTATTCCTAGCTGCAGTATGCCGGCGGCCGGCCTGCTTTGAACACTCTAATTTTCTCAAAGTAAACGCTTCGGACCCCGCGGGACACTCAGCTAAGAGCATCGAGGGGGCGCCgagaggcaggggctgggacaggcggtgGCTCGCCTCGCGGCGGACCGCCAGCTCGATCCCAAGATCCAACTACGAGCTTTTTAACTGCAGCAACTTTAAGATACGCTATTGGAGCTGGAATTACCGCGGCTGCTGGCACCAGACTTGCCCTCCAATGGATCCTCGCTCAAGGATTTAAAGTGCGCTCATTCCAATTACAGGGCCTCGAAAGAGTCCTGTATTGTTATTTTTCGTCACTACCTCCCCGGGTCGGGAGTGGGTAATTTGCGCGCCTGCTGCCTTCCTTGGATGTGGTAGCCGTTTCTCAGGCTCCCTCTCCGGAATCGAACCCTGATTCCCCGTCACCCGTGGTCACCATGGTAGGCACAGACAGTACCATCGAAAGTTGATAGGGCAGACATTCGAATGGGTCGTCGCCGCCGCGGGGGCGTGCGATCGGCTCGAGGTTATCTAGAGTCACCAAAGCTGCCGGGCGGGCCCGGGTTGGTTTTGGTCTGATAAATGCACGCGTCCCCGGAGGTCGGCGCTCGTCGGCATGTATTAGCTCTAGAATTACCACAGTTATCCAAGGAGCGGGAGAGGAGCGACCAAAGGAACCATAACTGATTTAATGAGCCATTCGCAGTTTCACTGTACCGGCCGTGTGTACTTAGACATGCATGGCTTAAGCTTTGAGACAAGCATATGCTACTGGCAGGATCAACCAGGTAGCCGCCACCCGCGGCGCGCGCGCGCGCGGCTTCGCGgacggccccggcccgccggaCACGCGCCCCCTTCCTTGGAGGGGGGGGACTGCCGCCGCGCCGGCTCCGACCCGCGCCGGAGCGGCTTCACGGACGCGACGGCGGCGTGTCGGCGGCGGCCGGGACCGCGAGAAACCAGGCTGCGCGCGCCTAGGggggggggccggcggcgccgTTCCCGAACCCTGCCGCCGCACGCGGCGAGGGCAGCGCACCGACCGGCCCCCGGCGGCCGGCCCTTCCCGCGCCCGCCGCGGGCAAGGAGCCGAGACCGCTGcgcagcttttttttttttttttttctcccacgGGCGGCTTTCTCGCGCACGCACGGAACCCCACCTCTCCCCGTCGAGGCGGCGGGAGGGGAGGAAGCGCGCGTGGCGGGCGCCCGCTCCGCGCGGCATCATCGGACCCACCCCGACCGGGGCTGACCCGCCCCCCGAAGCCGGACCCTCGCCTCCAACACACGCACCCCCCCCACCGGCCACAAAAAACGGCTGCCGGAGGacgaggagggagggagggcgggcgggcgggggaggTCGAGTAGGACACTCGGCTCCCCCCCCACCTTCTGCCGCGGGAGCAGCGGACGTGCTAGAGGAGACAGCGACCCGCGGAGGCGGGCGCGACCTGGCGACCGAGGCCCCTTCGCCGGGGGGCGCGGCTCGCTCcgcagcaggcaggggtggcAACGCAGAAGCCAAAGCAGCGGCACAGAAGGAGACGCCCGCTTCTTGGCCCGCCGAACGCGGGCACgaccccacaaaaaaaattcggctctcccccttctttctgccttctgcgCGCCCCGTTTCGTCTCTCGTGGCTCGGCCACCACACCGCCCATGCGCTGCTCGCGGCCGGCACACCCGCGGGGGTGTACGCCCCGGACCGAGGCCGGCACCGACACCTCGGCGTGGTGTAGGACCGCCTGAAAACTCGCAGGGCCACGCGGCCGTCACACAGCCCGGTTTCGGTACGAGAAAGCCCCGGGAACCCGACATGAGCAGAgcaaggtgggggggggggggcggacgGACAGGCAGGGCACGCAACCCACGGCCGCCACACCACCGCGCCGTcgcaccctcctcctcctccccctttttctttgctcacGGGGACACCGAGGGCAAGCGCACACCTCACACGCGCGACGGGAGGCGAATTGGAAAGGAAACCACCCTGGCCCGAACACCGGACGCCACCGCGGCCACCCCTGGCATGGGGAGCACACAGCAGAGCCGGCCCGCCGGGGGCCCTCTCCGACGCGACCCGAATGGCCTCATCGATCAGGAACGGGAAAGGAGCGAGAAgcggcagccccccccccacccacgGACACGATTACCTGGGACGGCATTGACAGTCAGTCGGCGGCCGCCACGAGCCTGCGGGTAACGTTTCTCCCGGCCTCGCTGGCGGTCCCTCCCGGCGGGGCTTCCCaccctcgctgctgctgcttgctgctgccgcCGCACCAGGGTCTGGGCTAGGCGCACGGCCTTtgctcccccaccaccaccaccaccaccaccaccaccaccaccacgcgCACCGCGCGGGAAGGAACAGCCCGAGTTTAACTTGCGGACGCCTCGCTTGCTGAACGGGCAAGCCGAAAGGGCGACACGAACACGGACCGGCCCGCTGGACGGGCAAGCGAATGGGCGACACAAAcacgcccggccccggcggccaCCCTTCAGTACCCGGCTGCGCCGAGCGCGCTGCTCGCGAGAGGAGTCACCGCTCGCTCTCCTATAGTACGGACTAGGGCAGCCGTGACAGCGGCAGGCTGCAAGAGGGTGGCGCATCTGGACACGGGGAGAGGGAGCGGCGACAGAGGCCACACGACGATGACGTCGCTGGAGGCAGTGTTGAGAGTGCGACCCCTTCGGCACCTCGGTGGCACGGAGGAGAAAAACAGGTCTACCAGACGGGCCCAGAAATGCGGCTAAGTCCCCTCCCGTCGCCAGAGGTAAACGTGGCCGTCCTTTCCGCGAAGCGCTCCGGCAGGGGCATCGCGCCCCCAACCGGCGAGACTGTTACTGAGCTCGCTCTTTCCGTTCCCGGGCAGCCTCCCGGGATGCCGTGCGGCACGGCCGAGACCGATGCTCTCGCTGCCTAGTCgccggtgggggggggggggggggggggggggggggcgcggtggcCAGAAACGGAGGCCAGGTCTACCCGGCAGAGGAAAGCGGCGGAGGCGGAGGCTAGCTCTACCTCGGAGCAGGGCGCGCGTCCTCCAAGAGGCGGAGGCGGACGGCGGCTTACTCTCCGCGCGCCCTGCTATTGGCCGGTGACAATCGCCTGGAACCGACGGACGGACGGACCCGGCGGACGGGGAGATGCCTCCGTCGGCCTCGCTGGCCGTCAAGAAACGGGACCGACAAAGCCCCGCCTTCGGGAGGTCCAACCGGAGCGAACGGGGCACCCGTTCACGACGTGCACGGCCGACGGGAGGTCCTTTGCTGCCGCCGCCGTCCCGTCTGTCCTCGATGGTGATCGCCCCGTGGAATGGGACTTGGGCGGCATGCgtgccctctcctctcctctcctctcctctcctctcctctcctctcctctcctctcctctcctctcctctcctctcctctcctctcctctcctctcctctcctctccctctcctctcctctcctctccctctcctctcctctccctctcctctcctctccctctcctctcccctcctctcctctccctctcctctcctctccccggctcggctcggctcggctcggctcggctcggctcgcctaagaacggctcggctcggctgggctgggctgggctgagatcggctcggctcggctcggcacggctcgtttcgcctaagatcggctcggctcggctcggctcggctcgcctaagatcggctcggctgagatcggctcggctcggctcggctcggctcggctcggctcggctcggctcggctcgcctaagatcggctcgcctaagatcggctcggctcggctcggctcgcctaagatcggctcggctcggctgggctgggctgggctaagatcggctcggctcggctcggctcgtttcgcctaagatcggctcggctcggctcggctcggctcggctcggctcggctcggctcgcctaagatcggctcgcctaagatcggctcggctcggctcgtttcgcctaagatcggctcggctcggctcggctgggctgggctgagatcggctcggctcggctcggctcgtttcgcctaagatcggctcggctcggctcggctcagctcgcctaagatcggttcggctcggctcggctcggctcggctcggctcggctcggctcgtttcgcctaagatcggctcggctcggctcggctgggctgggctgagatcggctcggctcggctcggcacggctcgtttcgcctaagatcggctcggctcggctgggctgggctgggctgagatcggctcggctcggcacggctcgtttcgcctaagatcggctcggctcggctctgctcggctcggctcgtttcgcctaagatcggttcggctcggctcggctcggctcggctcggctcggctcggctcggctcggctcggctcggctcggctcggctcggctcggctcggctcggctcgcctaagatcggttcggctcggctgggctgggctgagatcggctcggctcgtttcgcctaagatcggctcggctcggctcggctcggctcggctcggctcggctcggctcgcctaagatcggctcggctcggctcggctcgcctaagatcggctcggctcggctcgtttcgcctaagatcggttcggctcggctgggctgggctgagatcggctcggctcgtttcgcctaagatcggctcggctcggctcggctcggctgggctgggctgagatcggctcggctcggctcggctcggctcagctcgcctaagatcggttcggctcggctcggctcggctcggctcggctcggctcggctcggctcggctcgtttcgcctaagatcggttcggctcggctcggctcgcctaagatcggctcggctcggctcggctgggctgggctgagatcggctcggctcggctcggcacggctcgtttcgcctaagatcggctcggctcggctctgctcggctcggctcgtttcgcataagatcggttcggctcggctcggctcggctcggctcgtttcgcctaagatcggttcggctcggctgggctgggctgagatcggctcggctcgtttcgcctaagatcggctcggctcggctcggctcggctcggctcggctcggctcggctcggctcggctcgcctaagatcggctcggctcggctcgtttcgcctaagataGGCTCGGCTCGCCGAGGCTAGACGCTCCCTCCCCGCGACGCCGTGCCTCCGCGGCAGGCGGATCCGTACGTCAATCCAGGCTATTTCTGACGGGGCGCCCGGCCCGCCTCTCCATTCGCCCCCGCATACCGGCGGCGGTTAGGTCCCGGCGGGCTCTTTCCGTTCCCGGGGAGCCTCCCGGGATGCCGTGCGGCGCGGCAGAGGGCCGGCAgcggttggggggggggggggggggggggggaggggggagacgGAGGCCAGGTCTACCTGGCAgcggtggggggggtggtggagggACGGAGGCCAGGTCTACCTCGGCACCGGTAGGAGACGGAGGCCAGGTCTACCTCGGCACCGGGCAGAAAAGCACGCGGAGGGAGCTGCGCCCCCCGAAAGACGGGCGCTGCCCCCTCCGCGTGCCACCGAAACCGCCAGGTCTACCCCGAGACGCGCGCGAGAAGGCGAAAGGGGACTCGGCGCCGGCCTCCCTTCCACCCCAGCGCCCTCGCGCCACCGGAGGGCACACACACCCGCCCGCCGCGGGAAGcccgcggggaggaggaggggggggggaaagaaagccGGTTCgtgcggccgccgccgccgccggcggcaCCCCCGAAaggtgccccccgccccgctgccggaACGAGCTTTCGAAAGGCAAGAGAgcgcccccccgcggggcgcgcgcgctctctctctctccccctttttttctccccccgccccagcggAGGGAGGAGGcgaaagaggaggaggaggaggaggtggtggtggaaagTCGCCGGGGGCGGCAAAGGGGCCCCGAAGCCCCAACGCCACGGGCACAcacgccccgccccccccttcccttccctttttggGAGGGGGCGCTGGGGTGCCGCCCGTCGGCGTCTCGCGAGACAAAAGCTTGTGTCGAGGGCTGATTCTCAATAGATCGCAGCGACGGAGCTGCTCTGCTACGTACGAAACCCTGACCCAGAATCAGGTCGTCTACGAATGATTTAGCGCCGGGTGCCCCACGATCATGCGGTACGCGACGGGGGAGAGGCGGCGCCGCATCCGTCCGCCCCTCCGGGTCCCGACCACGAGCGGCGCTCCGCaccgggcccgccccgcccccgcgcggGGGAAGAAAGGCGGGCGGCCGGCTATCGCGAGCCCACCGAGGCGCCGGCGGCGCTGCGGTATCGCTACGTCTAGGCGGGATTCTGACTTAGAGGCGTTCAGTCATAAGCCCGCAGATGGTAGCCTCGCGCCAGTGGCTCCTCAGCCAAGCGCACGCACCAGGGGTCTGAACCTGCGGTTCCTCTCGTACTGAGCAGGATTACTATTGCAACAACACATCATCAGTAGGGTAAAACTAACCTGTCTCACGACGGTCTAAACCCAGCTCACGTTCCCTATTAGTGGGTGAACAATCCAACGCTTGGTGAATTCTGCTTCACAATGATAGGAAGAGCCGACATCGAAGGATCAAAAAGCGACGTCGCTATGAACGCTTGGCCGCCACAAGCCAGTTATCCCTGTGGTAACTTTTCTGACACCTCCTGcttaaaacccaaaaagccagAAGGATCGTGAGGCCCCGCTTTCACGGTCTGTATTCGTACTGAAAATCAAGATCAAGCGAGCTTTTGCCCTTCTGCTCCGCGGGAGGTTTCCGTCCTCCCTGAGCTCGCCTTAGGACACCTGCGTTACGCTTTGACAGGTGTACCGCCCCAGTCAAACTCCCCACCTGCCGCTGTCCCCGGAGCGGGTCGCGCCCGGCGCGCGCCGGGCGCTTGGCGCCAGAAGCGAGAGCCCCCCTCGGGGCTCGCCCCCCCGCCTCACCGGGTAAGTGAAAAAACGATCAGAGTAGTGGTATTTCACCGGCGGCCGGGACGCCGGCGGGCGGGTcgccccgccgcgccgagcGCGCGCCCGGCCTCCCACTTATTCTACACCTCTCATGTCTCTTCACAGCGCCAGACTAGAGTCAAGCTCAACAGGGTCTTCTTTCCCCGCTGATTCCGCCAAGCCCGTTCCCTTGGCTGTGGTTTCGCTGGAGAGTAGGTAGGGACAGTGGGAATCTCGTTCATCCATTCATGCGCGTCACTAATTAGATGACGAGGCATTTGGCTACCTTAAGAGAGTCATAGTTACTCCCGCCGTTTACCCGCGCTTCATTGAATTTCTTCACTTTGACATTCAGAGCACTGGGCAGAAATCACATCGCGTCAACACCCGCCGCGGGCCTTCGCgatgctttgttttaattaaacagtCGGATTCCCCTGGTCCGCACCAGTTCTAAGCCGGCTGCTAGGCGCCGGCCGAGGCGGGGCGCCGGCCCGGGGGCCCCCCCGGGGACCCGCCCCCGCCGGGACCGCGACGCGCCGACGCCGGCCGCGCGGCCGCTGCTGCGCGCGCGACGCGGGAAcccccgccggcggggcccccccccgccgctggGCGCGGAACGGGaaggggggcgccgggggggcggcggcgcgcggccaCGGCGGCCGCCGGCTGgggcgccgggcggcgggggcggcggcgggcggaggggggggcgggcggcgcccgCCGCAGCTGGGGCGATCCACGGGAAGGGCCCGGCGCGCGTCCAGAGTCGCCGCCGCGCGCGCGCGACCgcccccgggcgggggggggcggcgcgcgGCGCCTCGTCCAGCCGCGGCGC encodes:
- the LOC129734965 gene encoding basic salivary proline-rich protein 2-like translates to MSHSQFHCTGRVYLDMHGLSFETSICYWQDQPGSRHPRRARARLRGRPRPAGHAPPSLEGGDCRRAGSDPRRSGFTDATAACRRRPGPRETRLRAPRGGGRRRRSRTLPPHAARAAHRPAPGGRPFPRPPRARSRDRCAAFFFFFFSHGRLSRARTEPHLSPSRRREGRKRAWRAPAPRGIIGPTPTGADPPPEAGPSPPTHAPPPPATKNGCRRTRREGGRAGGGGRVGHSAPPPPSAAGAADVLEETATRGGGRDLATEAPSPGGAARSAAGRGGNAEAKAAAQKETPASWPAERGHDPTKKIRLSPFFLPSARPVSSLVARPPHRPCAARGRHTRGGVRPGPRPAPTPRRGVGPPENSQGHAAVTQPGFGTRKPREPDMSRARWGGGGGRTGRARNPRPPHHRAVAPSSSSPFFFAHGDTEGKRTPHTRDGRRIGKETTLARTPDATAATPGMGSTQQSRPAGGPLRRDPNGLIDQERERSEKRQPPPHPRTRLPGTALTVSRRPPRACG